In Aspergillus nidulans FGSC A4 chromosome II, a single window of DNA contains:
- a CDS encoding uncharacterized protein (transcript_id=CADANIAT00004646), whose amino-acid sequence MSNRSAYQSSERGSSETDAVTDELVHSSNDDLARINKKAEEIRTACELRDIDALVSHATSEGGFLRDELRQLAWPILLQSDKDTENILSKGSSLPPHRDEEQVQLDVKRSFVYYPECYHDIVQVILLVMGEERSAPAVARLSLFRIRDYMLPSLSPAVKHLQLIPAIIETADKALAQRLSDIRPFFALSATLTLYAHDIQEYSDIARLFDFLLAWEPVVSIYLFVAIVLSRRKELLEIPADEPEMLHYTLSKLPQPLDIEGLISRAVRLFRDYPPESLPFGAWRRISSYSVLKTTRAIMRTQSMNTALEIFQKHTKQLRNEERREQFIGFLWSHRRTIGSVAVAVFVGVMSVWIRKRGFDNTILSYFDHFRAAFHGRF is encoded by the exons ATGTCCAACCGGTCAGCGTATCAATCGTCAGAGAGGGGGTCTTCGGAAACTGATGCTGTGACTGATGAGTTGGTGCACAGCTCTAATGATGACTTGGCTCGTATAAACAAAAAGGCTGAGGAAATTCGAACGGCATGCGAACTACGGGACATTGATGCTTTGGTGTCGCACGCTACATCGGAAGGCGGCTTTCTTCGAGATGAGCTCAGACAACTAGCCT GGCCCATTTTGCTTCAGTCTGATAAGGACACAGAGAATATACTGTCGAAGGGGAGTAGCCTACCACCCCACCGcgatgaggagcaggtcCAACTAGACGTGAAACGTTCATTTGTTTACTATCCTGAAT GCTACCACGATATTGTGCAAGTCATACTACTAGTCATGGGAGAGGAACGGTCTGCTCCAGCAGTCGCCCGCCTATCTCTGTTTCGCATTAGGGACTACATGTTACCTTCGCTTTCACCGGCAGTGAAGCATCTACAGCTTATTCCAGCAATCATTGAAACGGCCGACAAGGCTCTAGCCCAGCGACTTTCGGATATACGAcctttctttgctctctCAGCAACTCTCACCCTATATGCCCATGATATCCAGGAATATAGTGATATTGCGCGGCTTTTCGACTTCTTGCTGGCTTGGGAGCCTGTTGTCTCAATTTATCTCTTTGTAGCAATTGTTCTCTCCCGCAGAAAAGAGCTACTTGAGATTCCGGCGGACGAACCCGAAATGTTACACTATACTCTGTCAAAACTGCCCCAGCCCCTTGATATAGAAGGTCTGATATCTCGCGCGGTACGGCTCTTCCGTGATTACCCACCCGAGTCACTACCATTCGGAGCCTGGAGAAGGATTTCGAGCTACAGTGTCCTGAAAACAACACGTGCAATCATGAGAACGCAATCCATGAATACGGCCCTTGAGATTTTCCAGAAACATACCAAACAGCTCCGgaatgaggagagaagagagcaaTTCATTGGATTCCTTTGGAGCCACAGACGAACCATTGGCTCCGTAGCAGTCGCTGTGTTCGTGGGCGTTATGTCTGTCTGGATAAGGAAGAGAGGATTTGACAACACTATACTCTCATATTTCGATCACTTCAGGGCAGCTTTCCACGGCCGTTTCTGA
- the thtA gene encoding protein thtA (transcript_id=CADANIAT00004645) — MPSDSEMDLDPGIAAKKAKLGLLTHTFVSSPIIQWILPARLRSKYQNDVVFVGERCLQIKEAISGTHLEEVTTKSDFDAYIMAAKVINVSTELPWEVQMKAGSSTADASLDARHELPPQIMVLSLASKELVFLCYSRAAGQFIHCHRPLPSDVSTFERFGRNIAVEPRSRAVAVSASSDYFGVFVLKAPSVVQAQMLEDQLDPVAEERFFRLDGDIIFMDFLYPKSEDGDKIILLLLVSHEQTTHAVCYEWNAHQSLRQSHPRVTRKSLPADDRLPTMLIPLTKASSFMLVTTTTMTVYRNKLDLPGPPIKYPIPVPDREQQKSPLWTRWARPLRNAVYNQMHDDIYLCREDGRIDYLGVGNEGEVENQIQLGYLFCDVDAAFDILDIGYEGGDLLLAAGSTGDGGLFVQKARDQPRCVQRFTNWSPVTDSVIVKQAPSQNTAADCVVGDRLFVCSASSFGRGAVVELRHGIEAQVGLLISLEELSGARDIWILPDSINGGVLMLTSDPVSSAFLYLPTDFTEEISAIDEADCGLDSNSPTLAAGYIEPGMLVQVTDKAIFMGATTDAQFRSRSDLDIGQSVAAAAVHGPTCLVITAIRTHQELQIRSKRITQLGIDLQLSEIIPPFNIDYEPICITVEELGIGTLVFIGSGDGRVLVYRIDDSFKLLFDFTVKVESDDDISKAIDSLAVIAHAKGTLSKAVLLCGLRSGYLVMLDIAMDAININAPLDMRQATIKHLGYTSVQVQSTGSTGLMTCGNSFWRLTCSQENEASDCAIQRIWITDQNNPAYSPKIIHSFAMIGSSNTDITDISGSLFCVADGQLMVCTLDCAVRTIPRRISLPGSAHKLAYSQHLKSLVVAYSQTAFDTDADPVKRYTRPYIEFLDPDLQHPLDGSAEGLTNYMSKPWRPQGAAGEKISCILEWTPRKGDEEYHFIVIGTARRNQQDRGRVIFLQASPGSSPDSQIECSVKYIHKFEDPVYTIVPYGEFTLMVSTGHEIVALEPKFAQSRRARSARFSVLSPVISMSSHEPFVYLSTARESLMVLKNTEDKLALHAYDRQKLDGLSHIHIGGDLKLTLASSRGGRVSLLTENGVTETDKMLPAALCEAHLPSSVLRLLASSEPSPLSTRSDTFYGTAMNGTVYRILILEEKEWHLLRLLQDLCIRDTGICPFTPRRKRQRSPAGHDPLEFQPARMHIDGDILSRLVARDADYLVKMLAREEDQPTNNTVQLFNDRTRDVLGESPNPPEAVIKWLKRVFQVEF; from the exons ATGCCTTCTGACAGTGAGATGGATCTCGACCCGGGCATTGCGGCTAAAAAAGCGAAGCTCGGGCTCCTAACTCATACCTTTGTATCGAGTCCGATAATTCAATGGATTCTACCAGCACGCCTGAGGAGCAAGTATCAGAATGATGTTGTGTTTGTTGGCGAGCGATGCTTGCAAATCAAGGAAGCGATATCAGGGACACACCTAGAGGAGGTCACTACAAAGTCGGACTTCGATGCTTATATCATGGCGGCTAAGGTCATTAACGTCAGCACGGAATTACCCTGGGAAGTCCAGATGAAGGCCGGGTCTAGCACTGCGGATGCCAGCCTAGATGCACGGCAcgagcttcctcctcagatAATGGTTCTTAGCCTCGCTTCAAAGGAGCTAGTGTTCCTGTGTTATTCACGCGCTGCCGGACAATTTATTCATTGTCATCGTCCATTGCCGAGCGATGTTAGCACCTTCGAGAGATTCGGTCGTAATATTGCTGTCGAGCCGAG GTCTCGAGCAGTTGCCGTGAGTGCTTCTAGCGACTACTTTGGCGTGTTCGTTCTGAAAGCTCCTTCCGTCGTGCAAGCTCAAATGTTAGAAGATCAGTTGGATCCCGTGGCAGAG GAGCGATTTTTTCGCCTTGATGGcgacatcatcttcatgGACTTCCTCTATCCGAAATCTGAAGATGGCGATAAGatcattcttcttctcttgGTGTCTCACGAGCAGACCACACACGCTGTATGCTACGAGTGGAATGCGCATCAGAGCCTACGACAATCTCATCCCCGTGTCACTAGAAAGTCGTTACCAGCTGACGACAGGTTGCCTACTATGCTAATCCCATTGACCAAGGCCTCATCTTTCATGCTGGTCACTACAACTACGATGACTGTCTACCGGAATAAGCTCGATCTCCCAGGACCACCTATCAAGTATCCAATCCCCGTTCCTGACCGTGAGCAGCAGAAGTCGCCTCTTTGGACCCGATGGGCACGGCCTCTGCGTAATGCAGTGTACAACCAGATGCATGATGACATTTACCTCTGCCGTGAGGATGGAAGGATAGATTATTTGGGTGTTGGAAACGAAGGTGAAGTCGAGAACCAGATTCAGCTTGGATACTTGTTTTGCGATGTCGACGCTGCCTTCGATATCCTAGATATCGGCTACGAGGGCGGTGATCTTCTTCTAGCCGCTGGTAGTACTGGGGATGGTGGGCTCTTTGTCCAGAAAGCCCGAGACCAACCCCGCTGCGTTCAGAGATTCACCAACTGGTCACCGGTCACGGACTCCGTGATTGTAAAGCAGGCCCCCAGCCAGAATACGGCGGCAGACTGTGTTGTCGGTGATCGTTTGTTCGTTTGCTCTGCATCATCTTTCGGACGCGGGGCTGTGGTTGAGCTGCGACATGGGATTGAAGCCCAAGTTGGACTATTGATATCCCTGGAGGAACTTTCAGGAGCCAGAGACATATGGATCCTACCGGACAGCATCAACGGCGGCGTTCTCATGTTGACATCTGACCCTGTGTCTTCAGCATTTTTATATTTACCGACTGATTTCACTGAAGAGATATCCGCTATCGACGAAGCGGATTGTGGGTTGGACTCAAACTCGCCGACTCTTGCTGCAGGATACATCGAGCCGGGTATGCTTGTGCAAGTTACTGATAAAGCGATATTTATGGGCGCAACGACGGATGCACAGTTCCGTTCTCGGAGTGACCTCGATATTGGGCAAAGCGTGGCGGCGGCTGCTGTGCATGGCCCAACGTGCCTTGTTATTACGGCCATCCGCACTCACCAGGAATTACAAATACGTTCGAAAAGAATTACTCAACTGGGCATCGATCTTCAGTTATCCGAAATCATTCCGCCGTTCAATATCGACTACGAACCGATCTGCATAACAGTTGAGGAATTGGGCATTGGTACTTTGGTCTTCATTGGCAGCGGCGATGGCAGGGTGCTCGTTTATCGCATTGATGATAGCTTCAAACTACTCTTTGACTTCACTGTGAAAGTCGAGAGTGATGATGACATATCCAAGGCGATTGACAGTCTAGCAGTCATTGCCCACGCAAAGGGGACGCTTAGCAAGGCAGTCCTGCTCTGCGGCTTGAGGAGTGGTTATTTGGTTATGCTTGATATCGCGATGGATGCAATAAATATCAATGCGCCCTTAG ATATGCGGCAAGCCACAATCAAACACCTGGGATATACTTCTGTACAAGTGCagagcaccggaagcacTGGTTTAATGACATGCGGTAATAGCTTCTGGCGATTAACATGCTCTCAAGAGAATGAGGCTAGTGACTGTGCTATTCAGCGAATATGGATAACAGACCAGAATAAT CCCGCCTACTCTCCCAAGATCATTCATAGTTTTGCTATGATAGGCTCCAGCAATACCGACATTACTGACATTTCTGGAAGCCTTTTCTGTGTTGCGGATGGGCAACTAATGGTGTGCACCTTAGACTGTGCTGTCAGAACTATCCCTCGGAGAATCAGCCTACCTGGCAGTGCGCACAAACTGGCTTATTCGCAGCATTTAAAAAGCCTGGTGGTGGCCTACAGCCAAACCGCCTTCGATACTGACGCGGATCCTGTCAAGCGGTATACCAGACCATATATTGAGTTCCTGGATCCGGATTTGCAGCACCCACTCGATGGCTCTGCCGAAGGTTTAACAAATTACATGAGTAAACCTTGGCGACCTCAAGGTGCTGCCGGCGAAAAAATCAGCTGCATTCTGGAATGGACTCCCAGGAAGGGCGACGAAGAATACCACTTTATCGTCATTGGAACCGCACGTCGGAACCAACAAGACCGAGGGCGGGTTATCTTCCTTCAAGCTTCCCCGGGTTCATCGCCAGATTCTCAAATCGAATGTTCTGTCAAGTATATTCACAAGTTTGAGGACCCGGTTTATACCATAGTTCCTTACGGTGAATTCACCTTAATGGTATCTACCGGTCATGAAATTGTAGCATTGGAGCCGAAATTTGCACAATCACGCCGTGCTCGCTCTGCACGGTTCTCGGTCTTGTCCCCAGTTATCTCGATGTCCTCTCATGAGCCCTTTGTTTATCTATCGACGGCCAGAGAATCCCTTATGGTGCTAAAGAACACAGAGGACAAGCTGGCTCTTCACGCATATGATCGTCAGAAGCTAGACGGGCTGTCTCATATCCACATTGGCGGAGACTTGAAGCTCACTTTGGCTTCTAGCAGAGGTGGGCGGGTCAGTTTGCTCACTGAAAACGGCGTGACGGAGACTGATAAGATGCTACCTGCTGCCTTATGCGAGGCGCACCTTCCTTCGTCCGTGTTGAGACTCCTTGCCAGCTCAGAGCCATCTCCGCTGTCAACTCGCTCAGATACCTTCTATGGCACCGCAATGAATGGTACTGTATACCGTATTTTGATTTtagaggagaaagaatggcatcttctgcgcctgctgcaAGACCTTTGTATTCGGGACACTGGTATTTGCCCATTTAcgccaagaaggaaaaggcagCGCAGCCCAGCCGGTCATGACCCTCTTGAATTCCAGCCTGCGCGTATGCACATTGATGGCGATATCTTGAGTCGGCTTGTCGCGCGTGATGCCGATTATTTGGTGAAGATGCTGGCCAGAGAAGAGGACCAGCCTACAAACAATACTGTTCAGCTTTTCAATGATCGAACAAGGGACGTCCTTGGAGAGTCTCCAAACCCCCCTGAAGCTGTTATAAAATGGCTGAAAAGAGTGTTCCAGGTGGAATTCTAG
- a CDS encoding translation initiation factor eIF5B (transcript_id=CADANIAT00004644): protein MAPKKKGNRKQEEDWEAELGESIPPAGGDSPAQEEAPGADGDDGEAGGGGLLAALRKNKNKKAKKGKPTNDFVEGEDPIQEANGDADFTSKQPEEGTFDEDDVFAGKKSKPIKAAPPPPAPVDEDSGPRVKTKKEKEREKKEREKQRKREQAAKKKTTEPKQAEQKKPEPKKEEPVAAPSTPAPAPAPEPEPAAGGKKKKIPAHLAAIQKQQEALRKQREEEERRLAEEKAAEEARRLQEEEEARKKEEARQRRKEKEREKKEQLRREGKLLTKAQKEARERNELRMKQMLAAGVGTVAGLQKDQPEKKKPVYENKKKKGPKKQDEDLEAAAARAKAQREAEDERRRKEEEERKAKAEAEAAAAAAAAGDEESELDDWEKAADAEEVKDSWDAPSDDEPEKPAATNDEEITLPERPAAKPAKEEANEESSEEDSDESDSDEEEKSAAQKAIAQRKAEAAERRKKQHEEALAARSKDNLRSPICCILGHVDTGKTKLLDKIRQTNVQEGEAGGITQQIGATYFPVDALRQKTAVVNKDGSFEFKIPGLLVIDTPGHESFSNLRSRGSSLCNIAILVVDIMHGLEPQTLESMRLLRERRTPFIVALNKIDRLYGWKKIDNNGFQESLAMQSKGVQNEFRTRLERTKLLFAEQGFNSELFYENKSMARNVSLVPTSAHTGEGVPDMLKLLTTLTQERMTNSLMYLSEVECTVLEVKVIEGLGTTIDVVLSNGILREGDRIVLCGLNGPIATNIRALLTPAPLKELRLKSQYVHNKEVKAALGVKIAANDLEHAIAGSRLMVVGPDDDEEDIEEEVMSDLENLLSKVSKDQRGVSVQASTLGSLEALLEFLRVSKIPVANISIGPVYKRDVMMCGTMLEKAKEYAVMLCFDVKVDKEAQAYADDVGVKIFTADIIYHLFDDFTKHMAELTERKKEEAKLLAVFPCVLKTVAVFNKKDPIVIGVDVVEGSLRLHTPIAAIKTNATTGAKEVVELGRVAGIERDHKPVNVVKRGQPSVAVKIEGANQPMYGRQLEESDTLYSQISRASIDTLKEFYRSDVSMDEWALIKKLKPVFDIP from the exons AtggcgccgaagaagaagggaaacaggaagcaggaggaggatTGGGAAGCCGAACTTGGAGAGAGCATTCCTCCTGCGGGCGGTGACAGCCCAGCTCAGGAGGAAGCTCCCGGCGCCGATGGTGACGATGGGgaggctggtggtggtggcttGCTCGCCGCTTTgagaaagaacaagaacaagaaggccaagaagggGAAGCCGACAAACGACTtcgtcgagggcgaggaCCCTATTCAAGAAGCCAACGGTGATGCAGACTTTACTAGCAAgcaacctgaagaaggcacgttcgacgaggatgatgtattcgctgggaagaagagcaagccGATCAAGGCTGCGCCTCCGCCACCAGCACCTGTGGATGAGGATTCTGGCCCTCGCGTGAAAActaagaaggagaaggagagggagaagaaagagagggaaaagCAGCGAAAGAGGGAACAG gccgcgaagaagaaaactACCGAACCCAAACAGGCTGAACAAAAGAAACCAGAACCGAAGAAAGAGGAACCTGTTGCTGCACCCTCCACGCCTGCCCCTGCCCCTGcccctgagcctgagcctgccGCCGgtggcaagaagaagaagatccccGCTCACCTGGCTGCAatccagaagcagcaggaagctcTTAGAAAGCagcgcgaggaggaagaacgccGTCTagcagaagagaaggctgcagaagaggcgcGGCGACTCcaagaggaggaagaggcgaggaagaaggaggaagctcGCCaaaggaggaaggaaaaggagagggaaaagaaggaacaATTGAGGAGGGAAGGAAAGCTGCTCACCAAAGCTCAGAAGGAAGCCAGGGAGCGTAATGAGCTCCGCatgaagcagatgcttgcTGCAGGTGTTGGTACGGTTGCTGGGTTGCAGAAGGATCAacctgagaagaagaaacccgTTTACGAGAacaaaaagaagaagggtcCGAAGAAGCAGGATGAAGACcttgaggctgctgctgctcgtgcTAAGGCTCAGCGCGAGGCAGAAGACGAGCGACGACgaaaagaggaggaggagcggaaagcaaaggctgaagctgaagctgccgctgccgctgccgctgctggtgaTGAGGAGAGCGAGCTCGACGATTGggagaaggctgctgatgcCGAGGAGGTGAAGGATAGCTGGGACGCACCTAGTGATGATGAGCCAGAGAAGCCCGCCGCTACaaacgatgaagagataaCTCTACCAGAGCGACCTGCAGCTAAGCCCGCCAAAGAGGAAGCAAATGAGGAGTCTTCAGAAGAGGATTCGGACGAATCTGactctgatgaagaagaaaaatcCGCCGCGCAAAAAGCAATCGCCCAACGGAAGGCGGAGGCTGCtgagcggaggaagaagcaaCACGAGGAAGCTTTAGCTGCTCGTTCAAAGGACAACTTGCGATCTCCTATTTGTTGTATTCTTGGGCACGTCGACACTGGTAAGACTAAGCTGCTAGATAAGATTCGACAGACAAACGTCCAAGAAGGTGAAGCAGGTGGTATCACCCAACAGATTGGTGCCACATACTTCCCTGTCGATGCTCTGCGCCAGAAGACTGCTGTTGTCAACAAGGATGGTTCCTTCGAGTTCAAGATCCCCGGTTTGCTCGTCATCGACACTCCTGGTCACGAGTCTTTCTCCAACTTGCGATCAAGAGGTTCCTCTCTTTGCAACATTGCCATTCTTGTCGTCGATATCATGCACGGTCTTGAACCTCAAACACTAGAATCCATGCGACTTCTCCGTGAACGCCGAACTCCCTTCATCGTCGCTCTGAACAAGATTGACCGTCTTTACGgttggaagaagattgacAACAACGGTTTCCAGGAGAGTTTGGCTATGCAGAGCAAGGGCGTCCAGAACGAGTTCCGCACTCGTCTTGAGCGCAccaagcttctctttgccgaGCAAGGTTTCAACTCGGAGCTTTTCTACGAGAACAAGTCCATGGCCCGCAATGTCTCCCTTGTGCCCACTTCTGCCCACACCGGTGAAGGTGTCCCCGACatgttgaagctgttgacaACATTGACTCAGGAGCGTATGACCAACTCTCTAATGTACCTGTCCGAGGTTGAGTGTACCGTCCTTGAAGTTAAGGTTATCGAAGGTCTTGGTACCACCATTGACGTCGTCCTCTCCAACGGTATTCTCCGGGAAGGTGATCGAATCGTGCTGTGCGGTCTTAACGGACCCATAGCAACCAACATTCGAGCGCTGCTTACGCCTGCTCCTCTAAAGGAACTCCGATTGAAATCGCAATACGTCCACAACAAAGAGGTCAAGGCGGCTCTTGGTGTCAAGATTGCAGCCAACGATCTTGAACACGCCATTGCTGGCTCTCGTCTCATGGTTGTCGGACctgacgatgacgaggaggatattgaagaagaagtcatGTCTGATCTCGAGAACCTTCTCAGCAAGGTTTCCAAGGATCAGCGCGGTGTCAGTGTTCAGGCTTCTACACTTGGTTCTCTAGAAGCTCTGCTCGAGTTCCTTCGTGTCTCTAAGATTCCAGTTGCCAACATCTCCATTGGTCCCGTCTACAAGCGCGATGTCATGATGTGCGGTACAATGTtggagaaggccaaggagtACGCGGTCATGCTCTGCTTCGATGTCAAGGTTGATAAGGAAGCACAAGCCTACGCAGACGACGTTGGTGTCAAGATTTTCACCGCAGACATTATCTACCACCTGTTCGACGATTTCACCAAGCACATGGCCGAACTGACGGAacgcaagaaggaagaggccaagCTGCTCGCCGTCTTCCCCTGTGTTCTTAAGACTGTCGCCGTCTTTAACAAGAAGGACCCCATCGTCATCGGTGTCGATGTTGTCGAGGGTAGCCTCCGTCTACACACGCCTATCGCCGCCATCAAAACAAACGCAACAACGGGTGCTAAGGAAGTTGTCGAACTCGGTAGAGT TGCCGGTATCGAACGTGACCACAAGCCTGTCAACGTTGTCAAGCGAGGCCAACCCTCCGTCGCCGTCAAGATCGAAGGCGCCAATCAGCCCATGTACGGCCGTCAGCTCGAAGAGTCGGACACACTATACTCCCAGATTTCTCGTGCAAGCATCGACACCCTCAAGGAGTTCTACCGGTCGGATGTCTCCATGGATGAATGGGCTCTtatcaagaagctcaagcctGTTTTCGATATCCCTTGA
- the amdR gene encoding transcription factor amdR (transcript_id=CADANIAT00004647) — protein MSSTAHPTNLAPSGNGSAACVHCHRRKVRCDARLVGLPCSNCRSAGKTDCQIHEKKKKLAVRSILDPVPIRCRPPNPEEAPKPISSLSPSSEPPNAFTTALRAVQSDITAPSGVANRVAHIRSRSSQYDTKGTRSNNNSGNNTQYQNVLPEPDSPPYSRPAASDPSEGESRADIEKRLVNLIDGEASDSRAIQRGVRAIYVGHELSNMSFLIRQQRDTGDDVYHFAGNEIPRRQLRTGHDQLLMDALTLPEPALADELVHAYFAQVNPGYPIVEEELFMSQYRNRDPADAPPILLLQTILLVGAHVTRPKSERDTLKDIFFRRAKWLFDNRIERNRDILVQAALLLTWHSDLADDDVSANAHYWIGIAARIATGLGMHRNPVCNYPCANLHDSSNLEDSDVSPLTFSDFEGCGARVQADFVIHFSELCTMISYIVRERFGLRISAERRKAALLEADEALANWSLRLPDRLRLRASDMDPWSAMLHLTYNNFLILLHRPHPRASAYSDDYGPHDAEICSAAAGVIASIFEELRIHDRLKQVWYSGVHTLFTAMIQVRVELRFSNPVLAINALRRFDSASYSLRELAQYWSHASTILRLFEESRRLQEDLRTTTSDRPRRFSNLSNNSTNSPASQQKNTSGIPHLANINSSDATPPSAPSIPPLQPSSQLSYEVPTTESAHHNPRSQPTLSAHTHTYTTQPFDTWIPSNNLTPMDTVDNSREMLDWRQLFSFTDLEGPVLPSTMEGITELEDEWRQIYWQETPMSDLLQDGGWMHG, from the exons ATGTCCTCCACAGCGCATCCGACGAACCTTGCACCCTCAGGAAATG GCTCAGCTGCCTGCGTCCACTGTCATCGTCGTAAAGTACGATGCGACGCTCGTCTGGTAGGGCTACCATGTAGCAATTGTCGTTCGGCGGGGAAGACCGACTGTCAAATCCatgaaaaaaagaaaaaactGGCGGTGCGCTCGATACTGGACCCAGTTCCGATCCGTTGTCGGCCCCCTAACCCTGAAGAAGCGCCGAAGCCGATATCTTCGCTATCACCGTCATCAGAGCCTCCCAATGCTTTCACAACTGCACTCCGCGCTGTTCAGTCGGATATCACAGCTCCGTCTGGGGTTGCGAACCGTGTCGCACATATCCGAAGCCGTAGTTCTCAGTACGATACCAAAGGTACCAGATCCAATAATAACTCGGGTAACAATACTCAATATCAAAATGTTCTGCCGGAGCCGGATTCCCCGCCCTATAGCCGCCCCGCGGCCTCAGATCCGTCGGAGGGAGAGTCGCGTGCGGATATTGAGAAACGGTTGGTGAATCTGATTGACGGGGAAGCTTCGGATAGTCGGGCGATTCAAAGAGGTGTACGAGCAATATACGTTGGGCACGAGCTCTCGAATATGTCTTTCTTGATCCGCCAACAACGTGACACGGGTGACGATGTATACCACTTCGCGGGAAACGAGATACCTCGGCGGCAGCTACGAACTGGCCATGATCAGCTACTCATGGATGCTCTCACGTTACCTGAGCCTGCCCTTGCCGATGAGCTCGTGCATGCATATTTCGCACAAGTCAATCCAGGCTACCcgattgttgaagaggagtTGTTTATGTCTCAATACCGTAACCGAGACCCGGCCGATGCCCCTCCGattctcctccttcaaacTATTCTGCTTGTCGGCGCCCATGTCACTCGTCCGAAGTCCGAACGCGATACACTAAAAGACATTTTTTTCCGCCGTGCCAAATGGCTGTTCGACAACAGGATTGAACGGAATCGTGACATCCTGGTTCAGGCCGCGCTCCTATTGACATGGCACTCAGACCTAGCTGACGACGACGTGTCTGCCAATGCACATTATTGGATTGGAATAGCGGCTAGGATTGCCACTGGACTAGGAATGCACCGTAATCCAGTTTGCA ATTATCCATGCGCTAATTTGCACGATTCTAGCAACCTCGAGGATTCTGATGTCTCTCCGTTGACATTTTCAGATTTTGAGGGCTGCGGTGCCCGTGTACAGGCTGATTTTGTCATCCACTTTTCTGAGTTATGCACGATGATCTCTTACATTGTTCGGGAACGTTTTGGACTTAGAATCAGCGCTGAACGCCGCAAGGCTGCGCTCCTTGAGGCTGACGAAGCCCTTGCAAACTGGTCACTGAGACTTCCAGATAGACTACGTTTGAGGGCGTCAGATATGGACCCCTGGTCTGCCATGCTTCATCTCACTTACAATAATTTCCTAATTCTTCTCCATCGACCTCATCCAAGAGCTTCAGCGTACTCGGATGACTATGGTCCCCACGACGCCGAAATctgcagcgcagcagctggagtgATAGCCTCGATTTTTGAAGAGCTTCGTATACACGATCGACTCAAGCAAGTCTGGTATTCTGGCGTACACACTCTATTCACCGCAATGATTCAAGTACGGGTCGAGCTCCGATTTTCCAACCCGGTTCTTGCAATCAATGCCCTTCGTCGCTTTGACTCTGCTTCATATTCCCTCCGCGAGCTCGCCCAGTATTGGTCTCATGCCAGCACCATCCTACGATTATTTGAGGAATCGAGACGCCTCCAGGAAGATCTGCGAACTACAACCAGTGACAGACCCCGTCGATTCAGCAATCTCAGCAATAACTCTACAAACAGCCCTGCCTCTCAGCAGAAGAACACCTCAGGCATTCCTCACTTGGCAAATATCAACTCATCTGATGCTACACCACCCAGCGCCCCTAGCATACCCCCTCTACAACCAAGCAGTCAGCTATCCTACGAAGTCCCAACAACCGAATCTGCTCACCATAATCCACGCTCGCAACCCACGTTAAGTGCTCATACTCACACCTATACAACCCAACCGTTTGACACCTGGATTCCATCTAACAACCTGACACCTATGGACACAGTCGATAATTCACGCGAAATGCTTGACTGGCGCCAGCTGTTTTCCTTCACCGATCTGGAGGGACCAGTCCTTCCTTCAACTATGGAAGGGATAACcgagctggaagacgagTGGCGCCAGATTTACTGGCAAGAAACGCCGATGTCGGATCTCTTGCAGGATGGTGGGTGGATGCATGGGTAA